GTTCTGTTCCCTTATATGGTATACGAGAAACCACTCACCGTCTGCGTTACGCAGTACGGAATTGTGTCCCGGTGCCATATATGGAACACCATCATTCCAGCGATATCCGCAAGCAATCATAAATCCAACTGAGTTATCTGAATCATCAATATCCGATAAATCTCTGCCGTTTATATCATGAAAGGGTCCTGTGATGGTTCTGCTTCGACCTACACGAATGTTGTAATCCGTTTTTAAGGAACCATAGGATACAAAAAGATAGTAGTAGCCTGTATCGGGATTATATATCATGTAGGGGCCTTCGATTGCTCCGCTCATCCATTGAGGACGTCTTGCAACACAGGTGCCTATGCCTTCTTCAGCTGCGAGGCCTGTTTCCCTGTCCAGAAGAAGCATATGACATCCGCCCCAGAAGGAGCCGTATAATAGGTACATCTCCCCGGTTGTAACATCGGTAATAATATTGGCATCAATGGCATTGACAGGTAATTGGTCCGAGGTTTTTAATACACAGCCTCTCGGAATAAATGGACCTTCTGGAGCTCAAATTGAAGTCAAAGAAGAGGCAACTGAGAACATAAAAGTAGATGCTGATTATAGCAATGCTGATTTGAAGGTATTCATTTTTGCTCAGGATCATGAAAAAGCCGTATACCAGTCTTTGATTGATAGATTTACAGAAAGTACCGGAGCAAAGGTAACATTTGAAGTTACCACTTCAGATGAGTATAATCAGAAGATGCTTGCTAATAAGGCAGCTGGAGATATGCCTGACATATTCTATGTAGGACCTGAAGCGGTAGCCAGCTATGTAGATGATGGCTTTGTTCAACCTCTTGATAATTTAGTAGATACATCAGTAGTCAATGATCTTTGGGGTTCTGTAGGCAATGCTTATCGTTACGACGGTAAGGTTGCTGGTACTGGTGAAGGTTCCTTATACTGCTTACCGAAGGATTTCTCAACCTTTGCTTTTGCTTACAACAAGGATATATTTGATGCGGCAGGCGTAGCTTACCCGGATCCTGCAAATCCTTATACCTGGGAAGAATTCGTTGAAGTATGTAAAGCTCTGACCAAGGATACGGATGGCGATGGTGAAATCGATCAATGGGGTACTGCAAATGCATTCCAATGGGCTTTTGATGCATTTCTTTACACCAATGGAGGACATTTCCTTAACGATGATTATACAAAGGTAGTGATTGACGGACAGCAGGAATTCATCGATGCATTCCAGTTCTTTGCAGACTTGACATGCAAGTATAAAGTAACTCCTACCGTAGAACAGGATACTGCTCTTGGTGGATACCAGAGATGGTTAGATGGACAGATTGGTTTCTATGCATGTGGTACCTGGGATGTTGGTGCATTCATGGATAAGAATACCTTCCCTTATAACTGGGGTCTCTGCGGATGGCCTACAGGTAAGACTGGTGTGTCTATGACACGTAATGGTTCTGTTGGTTTCGCAATTTCTTCAGATACGAAATATCCTGAAGCAGCTGCAGCATTAATCACCCTGTTCTCCACAGATCTGGAAGGCCAGAGAGTACTCTCCGGTGAGACAACAGGAGCTTCCTTACAGATCCCGAATATCATGAGCTATGCTAAGGGAGATTTCAAAGCGAAAATTGCTGATGGAACTATTCCTTACGGTGATAATGTAGATGTAATCTTCAATTACATTGAAGGAACTGATAAATACCAAGGTATTTTTGTTGAAACAAATTATACCTATAATGCTGACTGGTGGTCCACATTCTTAGGTGGCGGTTATGAATACGTATTAACCGGAGAGAAGACAGCAGCTGAGTACTGTGCTGAAATTCAGCCTGCAATGCAGGAAGCACTCGATGCAGCGAATGAATTAAAAGCGGCAGCACAACAATAATTATAGAAGCAATCATTGACAGGTAATCTAAAGTAACCCTGTGGCACAGGTGTTGTCACAGGGTACTTTATACTTACATCGAAATTCGGATTTTGTGGTGAAGAAAGGGTGATACCGTGAATAATGTGAGTGGTAAAAGGAAAAAGATGAAATTATCTGCAATGGCAAAAAGAGAGGAAAAGTGGGCACTTATTTT
The nucleotide sequence above comes from Variimorphobacter saccharofermentans. Encoded proteins:
- a CDS encoding glycoside hydrolase family 43 protein, with the translated sequence MPRGCVLKTSDQLPVNAIDANIITDVTTGEMYLLYGSFWGGCHMLLLDRETGLAAEEGIGTCVARRPQWMSGAIEGPYMIYNPDTGYYYLFVSYGSLKTDYNIRVGRSRTITGPFHDINGRDLSDIDDSDNSVGFMIACGYRWNDGVPYMAPGHNSVLRNADGEWFLVYHIREQNFRRTPEPSTMQIRKMFWTPDGWPVASAEPYSGEISQPIPEELLLGHYERIQLTPSLPQGVQCSVPMKLDKDHYYECCSIQGSWSADNDQSVVITYGDRREHLIASAAWDHELNQETIILTGKTDHGIAIWAKKVAPLS
- a CDS encoding ABC transporter substrate-binding protein gives rise to the protein MALTGNWSEVFNTQPLGINGPSGAQIEVKEEATENIKVDADYSNADLKVFIFAQDHEKAVYQSLIDRFTESTGAKVTFEVTTSDEYNQKMLANKAAGDMPDIFYVGPEAVASYVDDGFVQPLDNLVDTSVVNDLWGSVGNAYRYDGKVAGTGEGSLYCLPKDFSTFAFAYNKDIFDAAGVAYPDPANPYTWEEFVEVCKALTKDTDGDGEIDQWGTANAFQWAFDAFLYTNGGHFLNDDYTKVVIDGQQEFIDAFQFFADLTCKYKVTPTVEQDTALGGYQRWLDGQIGFYACGTWDVGAFMDKNTFPYNWGLCGWPTGKTGVSMTRNGSVGFAISSDTKYPEAAAALITLFSTDLEGQRVLSGETTGASLQIPNIMSYAKGDFKAKIADGTIPYGDNVDVIFNYIEGTDKYQGIFVETNYTYNADWWSTFLGGGYEYVLTGEKTAAEYCAEIQPAMQEALDAANELKAAAQQ